A stretch of Sinimarinibacterium sp. NLF-5-8 DNA encodes these proteins:
- a CDS encoding alpha/beta fold hydrolase, whose product MIRSVDIELPNITLATLQCGQGPLVICAHGFPDTAHSFEPVLQHLAAAGYHAVAPFLRGYAPSALAADGDYRITTVADDLLALIDALGAERAVLVGHDWGAVATYIAAAKAPDKLAAIVTAAVPHLRRFLLQPSARQLYRSRYMGFFQLRGIAERRMAADDFAWLRALIKHWSPSWQADARALAPVLASLSQPQYQRAALGYYRSLPGVLANPRNWPLIGAPLAVPAQVICGAQDGCIGAEMFESQAHLFSAGYALSRFEDAGHFMHCEQPQRFAEVVLAHLAQHAPTA is encoded by the coding sequence ATGATCCGATCGGTTGATATTGAACTGCCCAACATCACCTTGGCCACCCTGCAATGCGGGCAAGGGCCTTTGGTGATTTGTGCGCATGGCTTTCCCGATACCGCGCACAGTTTTGAGCCGGTTTTGCAGCATTTGGCTGCCGCCGGTTATCACGCCGTCGCGCCTTTTTTGCGCGGTTATGCGCCGTCGGCTCTGGCCGCCGATGGCGATTACCGCATCACCACCGTGGCAGACGATTTATTGGCACTGATCGACGCCCTCGGCGCCGAGCGCGCGGTGCTGGTGGGGCACGACTGGGGCGCGGTCGCCACCTACATCGCCGCCGCCAAAGCGCCGGACAAGCTGGCCGCCATCGTCACCGCTGCGGTGCCGCACTTGCGCCGGTTTTTGTTGCAGCCCAGCGCGCGCCAGCTCTATCGCTCCCGCTATATGGGCTTTTTTCAACTGCGCGGGATTGCCGAGCGGCGCATGGCGGCCGACGATTTTGCCTGGCTGCGCGCGCTCATTAAACATTGGTCGCCGAGCTGGCAGGCCGATGCGCGCGCGCTGGCGCCGGTTTTGGCGAGCCTGTCGCAGCCGCAATATCAGCGCGCGGCCTTGGGCTATTACCGCAGCTTGCCCGGCGTTTTGGCCAACCCGCGCAACTGGCCGCTGATCGGCGCGCCGCTGGCGGTACCGGCACAGGTGATTTGCGGCGCCCAAGACGGCTGCATCGGCGCGGAAATGTTTGAAAGCCAGGCGCATTTGTTCAGCGCCGGTTATGCGCTGTCGCGGTTTGAAGACGCCGGTCACTTCATGCACTGCGAGCAGCCGCAGCGCTTTGCCGAAGTGGTGCTGGCGCATTTGGCGCAGCATGCGCCTACAGCTTGA
- a CDS encoding HopJ type III effector protein produces the protein MDLTTFLSRLARAPETICFADTLALIDTLYVFVPCAFKNGTLDNRAGDNPGACKVLAFAGLHGLSEAQTLACFGEHDRQVQAAPNGSSHPNIRNFRAYGWAGVAFAGCPLTPAP, from the coding sequence ATGGATTTGACGACTTTTTTATCGCGCCTGGCGCGCGCGCCGGAAACCATCTGTTTTGCCGACACGCTGGCCTTGATCGACACGCTGTATGTTTTTGTTCCGTGTGCGTTCAAAAACGGCACCCTCGACAATCGCGCGGGCGACAATCCCGGCGCCTGCAAAGTCCTGGCATTTGCCGGGCTGCACGGCTTGTCCGAGGCACAGACGCTGGCCTGTTTTGGCGAGCATGACCGGCAGGTGCAGGCCGCACCCAATGGCAGCAGCCACCCCAATATTCGCAATTTCAGGGCCTATGGCTGGGCGGGTGTTGCGTTTGCAGGCTGTCCGCTGACCCCGGCACCATGA
- a CDS encoding tRNA-dihydrouridine synthase encodes MQLALAPMEGLVDDVLRDVLTQVGGVDWCVTEFIRITDQLLPQRSFYALAPELHHGAQTRAGTQMRVQLLGADPQCLAENAALACTLGAPVIDLNFGCPAKTVNKSRGGAILLQEPELLYRIVTAVRAAVPAAIAVTSKMRTGFLNTDLALDCARALDAGGSAEIVVHARTKLQAYQPPAHWEWVARIAEVVRAPVYANGDIWSVDDWQRCRSITGARDYMLGRGLVACPDLALQIRAAAKGEAYTPMTWDALWPLVQHFWCGVRRKVPPRHAPGRIKQWLKWLGRNYAQADGLFTRLRKELDPCVIDAALGVDMRAALASGEPRPRRRRSSACGQSRAVI; translated from the coding sequence ATGCAATTGGCACTGGCGCCGATGGAAGGCTTGGTCGACGACGTGCTGCGCGATGTGCTCACGCAGGTGGGCGGCGTCGATTGGTGCGTCACCGAGTTTATCCGCATCACCGATCAGCTTTTGCCCCAACGCAGTTTTTACGCCCTTGCCCCGGAGCTGCACCACGGCGCGCAAACCCGCGCGGGGACGCAGATGCGCGTGCAACTGTTGGGGGCTGACCCGCAGTGTCTGGCCGAAAATGCGGCGCTGGCCTGCACCCTGGGCGCGCCGGTGATCGACCTCAACTTTGGCTGTCCGGCCAAGACCGTCAACAAATCGCGCGGCGGCGCCATTTTATTGCAAGAACCGGAGCTGCTCTATCGCATCGTCACTGCGGTGCGTGCGGCAGTGCCGGCAGCGATTGCGGTCACCAGCAAAATGCGCACCGGCTTTTTGAATACCGATCTGGCGCTGGACTGCGCGCGCGCGCTCGATGCTGGCGGCTCGGCCGAGATCGTCGTTCATGCGCGCACCAAATTGCAGGCGTATCAGCCGCCCGCGCACTGGGAGTGGGTGGCACGGATCGCCGAGGTCGTGCGCGCGCCGGTTTATGCCAATGGCGATATCTGGAGCGTGGACGATTGGCAGCGCTGCCGCAGCATCACCGGCGCGCGCGATTACATGCTCGGCCGTGGTTTGGTGGCGTGCCCCGATTTGGCGCTGCAAATCCGCGCTGCGGCAAAGGGTGAGGCTTATACGCCGATGACCTGGGATGCGTTGTGGCCGCTGGTGCAACATTTCTGGTGCGGCGTGCGGCGCAAAGTGCCCCCACGCCATGCGCCGGGTCGGATCAAGCAATGGCTCAAATGGCTGGGACGCAATTATGCCCAGGCCGATGGGTTGTTTACCCGGCTGCGAAAAGAGCTCGATCCGTGCGTCATCGACGCGGCTTTGGGCGTGGATATGCGCGCGGCGCTTGCGTCGGGTGAGCCCAGACCGCGGCGGCGGCGGTCGTCGGCCTGTGGGCAAAGCCGCGCGGTGATCTGA
- a CDS encoding DUF2946 family protein, with the protein MTDRTERAKLKWPNVPDVYGWLSLDGRGQWRIKAQRVTRAQIIETINAHYQADARGCWFYQNGPQRVFVALETAPLIARAQPDGRLLTHTGTQIASVEACALDENGALWLRSGCGAAQGAVIVDGDELHWALARLTCKGNGIDDQAVLTALAQPDGARTALTLRWGDRLLPVERIDFACVPERWGFVRAPQRPLCGSPQALDVSQS; encoded by the coding sequence ATGACTGACCGAACCGAGCGTGCCAAGCTGAAGTGGCCGAATGTCCCCGATGTTTATGGCTGGCTGAGCCTTGACGGGCGCGGGCAGTGGCGGATCAAGGCACAGCGTGTGACGCGCGCGCAGATCATCGAGACGATCAACGCACATTATCAGGCGGATGCGCGCGGCTGCTGGTTTTACCAAAACGGCCCGCAGCGGGTTTTTGTGGCGTTGGAGACGGCGCCGCTGATTGCGCGCGCGCAGCCGGATGGCCGTTTGCTGACGCATACCGGCACGCAGATTGCGTCCGTGGAGGCCTGCGCGCTGGATGAAAACGGTGCGCTGTGGCTCCGCAGTGGCTGCGGGGCGGCCCAAGGCGCGGTGATCGTCGATGGCGATGAGCTGCACTGGGCGCTGGCTCGGCTGACCTGCAAGGGCAACGGCATTGATGATCAGGCCGTACTCACCGCATTGGCGCAGCCCGACGGCGCGCGCACGGCCCTGACGCTGCGCTGGGGCGATCGGCTTTTGCCGGTCGAGCGCATCGATTTTGCCTGCGTGCCCGAACGCTGGGGATTTGTGCGCGCGCCGCAGCGCCCCTTGTGCGGGTCACCGCAGGCGCTCGATGTCAGCCAAAGCTGA
- a CDS encoding HIT family protein: MSVFAAILSGKLPASQVYQDDLCIAFMDIHPITRGHTLVIPRQCVTTLDQLPPGTRAHLWEIALRIGAAQRRALGSGAQHFLVNDGKLASQTVPHVHIHVIPRYGGDTARAVSKMIWHVTTLMLPSRETRRRRARLDALAQQIATALDAHTP; this comes from the coding sequence ATGAGCGTTTTTGCAGCCATCCTCAGCGGCAAGCTCCCGGCCAGCCAAGTCTACCAGGACGATCTTTGCATAGCGTTCATGGACATCCATCCGATCACGCGCGGACACACGCTGGTGATTCCGCGCCAATGCGTGACCACACTGGACCAACTGCCCCCTGGCACGCGCGCGCACCTGTGGGAAATTGCACTCAGGATCGGCGCGGCACAACGGCGCGCGCTGGGCAGTGGCGCCCAGCATTTTCTGGTCAACGACGGCAAGCTCGCCAGCCAGACCGTGCCGCATGTGCATATTCATGTGATCCCCCGCTACGGCGGCGATACCGCGCGCGCCGTCAGCAAAATGATCTGGCACGTCACCACGCTGATGCTGCCCAGCCGCGAAACCCGCCGCCGCCGCGCACGCTTGGACGCGCTGGCACAGCAGATCGCCACCGCACTCGACGCGCACACCCCCTAA
- a CDS encoding 23S rRNA (adenine(2030)-N(6))-methyltransferase RlmJ, with the protein MHYQHRYHAGNFADVFKHVLLISLLRALNAKPKPWCYVDTHAGSGDYRLDIAEAARTGEFERGIAQLLADPRGAPEAVRDYLELIRTLNPEGPLRRYPGSPQIAQLLARDNDRLWLCENVAAIAAELRDVLHGDARAHIHQRNGYEISSLLPPPEKRALILVDPPFERADEFDACGDFLQASLKRFAHGVYAVWYPYKQRAQTQRWLRRMRAQLRQDSVNLTLSIGRPAEGRMRGCGLLVVNPPYAFMAPAQAAIDDLAVRLKQDDGAFASFETWQVTP; encoded by the coding sequence GTGCATTACCAACACCGTTACCACGCCGGCAACTTTGCCGATGTGTTCAAACACGTTTTACTGATCAGCCTGCTGCGCGCGCTCAACGCCAAGCCCAAGCCCTGGTGCTATGTGGATACGCACGCGGGCAGCGGCGACTATCGCCTGGACATCGCCGAGGCCGCGCGCACCGGCGAGTTTGAACGCGGCATTGCCCAGTTGCTGGCCGATCCCCGTGGCGCGCCCGAGGCCGTGCGCGACTACCTCGAACTGATCCGCACGCTCAATCCCGAAGGCCCGTTGCGCCGCTATCCCGGCTCACCGCAGATTGCCCAGCTTTTGGCGCGCGACAACGACCGCCTGTGGCTGTGCGAAAACGTTGCGGCCATCGCCGCCGAGCTGCGCGACGTGCTACATGGCGATGCGCGCGCGCACATCCACCAACGCAACGGCTATGAAATCAGCAGCCTGCTGCCCCCGCCGGAAAAGCGCGCGCTGATCCTGGTCGATCCGCCCTTTGAGCGCGCCGACGAGTTTGATGCCTGCGGTGACTTCTTACAGGCATCGCTCAAGCGTTTTGCCCATGGCGTTTATGCCGTCTGGTACCCCTATAAACAGCGCGCGCAGACCCAGCGTTGGCTGCGCCGGATGCGCGCGCAACTGCGCCAGGACAGCGTCAACCTGACGCTGTCCATCGGCCGCCCTGCCGAGGGCCGCATGCGCGGCTGCGGATTGCTGGTGGTCAACCCGCCCTACGCCTTTATGGCGCCGGCGCAAGCCGCGATCGACGATCTGGCCGTGCGGCTCAAGCAGGACGACGGCGCCTTTGCCAGCTTTGAAACATGGCAGGTCACCCCATGA